TTCAGTCAGATCGACGGTATATTTTTTCAAGGCCTGGCGCTGGTCTTCAGCCCCTTGATCGTTCACGCTTTCACCTCCACGCATTTGTTCAATTGCCTGCGTCATATTAGCGGTCGTCGCACCGGCTGATTTCAGCAAATCGGCTAACGTGCCGCGAGACTCAAGCGCTGCCAGAACGAATAGCTCTGACGAGATAAAGTTGTCCCCCCGTTTTTGCGCCAGCTTGTCGCAAAGATTCAATACACGCACTAGATCCTGTGACGGCTGCACGTCGCCACCGGTACCTTCCACCTGAGGTAATCGACTCAACGCCTGATCAATGGCGGTGCGTAGCTGGCCTGCATTGATGCCAGCAGAGGTTAATAAAGGACGAACCGATCCCCCTTCCTGGTTCAGCAAGGCGCTCATTAAATGAAGAGGTTCGATGAATTGGTTGTCGTGCCCCAGCGCGAGAGACTGGGCATCGGCAAGAGCAAGCTGGAATTTATTAGTAAGACGATCCAGACGCATAACTCCTCCCATAACAGGTCAAAATTGCTACTGGAGATTAAATGAGGTCATCCCTCAATTATTCAAGGTGAATGACCTGAATTATGTGAAAAGAAAGTTACCCGTACCGGATCGTCTTGATTCTTTAGGTTATATCAGCCAAATAAAACTTGCCATACGGCCTGTCGTCTTGTCACGACGATAAGAGAAGAAAGTCTCACTTTCGCTGAAAGTACAGCGCTCCCCGCCATAGACGTGTTCAACCCCGGTATTCGCCAGACGTTGGCGTGCAAGCTGATAAATATCCGCCAGAAATTTATCCCTGCGCGGCAAAAATGCGCGATTGGCTTGCGCATCTTTTGCTAAAAATGCCTCGCGCACTTCCGGTCCTACTTCAAAAGCAGCGGGGCCGATCGCCGGACCTAACCAGGCGATAATATTTTCTGGCTTATCAGCAAAGCAGGCGACAGTTTCCTCCAGTACGCCTTCACATAATCCGCGCCAGCCCGCATGGGCCGCCGCCACTTCTGTTCCCTCTCGATTACAGAATAGCACAGGCAAACAGTCTGCTGTCATTACTGCGCAGACGGTTCCCGGCGTATTGCTGTAAGACGCATCCGCACGCCTGGAGTCATAGGGTTCGCCGGTAAGTCTCAATACATTTTTACCGTGAACCTGTTCAAGCCAGACGGGTTTTGAAGGCAGATTGCCCGCCGCAAACAGACGTTTGCGATTCTCGTCAACATGCTCCGGATTATCGCCACAATGCGCGCCCAGATTCAGCGAGTCGTAAGGCGGTAAACTTACGCCGCCAACACGGGTAGAACTACAGGCAGCAACGCCTTTCGGCAGCGGCCACTGCGGGACAATCAGCGAAGTCATAACCAATCCACATTATCTTTATGTTCGTCGAAATCAGCGCGCATCGCGTCGATAAGTTCCACCATATCCTGGGGAATCGGCGCGTGCCATTCCATTTCGATACCTGATACAGGGTGGTAAAGGCGAAGCATCGTTGCATGGAGCGCCTGACGGTCGAACTTACGCAGCGTAGAGATAAATTCTTCCGATGCGCCTTTTGGCGGGCGTGGACGACCACCATATACCGGGTCTCCGACCAGCGGATGCGTGATGTGCGCCATATGCACGCGGATCTGGTGCGTGCGGCCAGTTTCCAGACGCAATCTAAGACGCGTGTGCACACGAAAATGCTCCATAATACGGTAATGGGTCACCGCCGGCTTGCCCATCGGGTGTACCGACATATGGGTTCGTTTGGTCGGGTGACGACTGATAGGTTCATTCACTGTTCCTCCCGCCGTCATATGGCCAATCGCGACCGCTTCATATTCGCGAGTAATCTCGCGCAGCTGTAAAGACTCCACCAGACGTGTTTGCGCCGGAACCGTTTTCGCCACCACCATCAGCCCTGTCGTGTCCTTATCCAGACGATGCACAATACCCGCACGGGGCACATCAGCAATCGGCGGATAATAGTGCAGCAACGCGTTCAATACCGTCCCGTCCGGGTTACCAGCACCTGGGTGTACGACCAGATCGCGGGGTTTGTTGATAACAATGATATCGTCATCTTCATAAACGATGTCCAGCGGGATATCCTGGGGCTCGAAGCGACTCTCTTCGTCGATCTCCGCATCGATGGCCACCAGCTCGCCGCCTAACATTTTTTCTTTTGGTTTATCGCAAAGCTGACCATTAACCAGCACGCGCTGGTTCAAAATCCATTCTTTTATACGTGAACGTGAATAATCCGGGAACATTTCGGCCAAAGCCTGATCTAAGCGTTGACCGAGTTGGTTTTCGGAGACCGTTGCGGTGAGTTGTACTCGTTGTGCCATATACAGCTTCTTCGTTTAACGTTGGGTTTTACGGCTTTGCCGTTTAATATAGTGTGCTATTGTAGCTGGTCTTAACCGGGAGCAGGAACAGAGAATCTCCCGTAAAACATTTTGAGGAAAGTCAAAACGTCATGACGCGCATGAAATATCTGGTGGCAGCAGCCACGTTGAGCCTGTTTCTGGCGGGTTGCTCGGGTTCAAAGGAAGAGGTGCCCGATAATCCGCCTAATGAAATCTACGCGACTGCTCAGCAAAAGCTGCAGGACGGTAACTGGAAACAGGCGATAACGCAATTGGAAGCGTTAGATAACCGCTATCCATTTGGACCGTATTCTCAGCAGGTGCAGTTGGATCTTATCTACGCCTATTATAAAAACGCCGATTTGCCGCTCGCGCAGGCCGCCATCGATCGTTTTATGCGCCTTAACCCAACGCACCCCAACATTGACTACGTCATGTACATGCGTGGCCTGACGAACATGGCGCTGGATGATAGCGCGTTGCAAGGTTTCTTTGGCGTCGATCGCAGCGATCGCGATCCGCAACATGCGCGGGCGGCGTTCAATGACTTTTCGAAACTGGTACGCAATTATCCTAATAGCCAGTATACGACCGACGCCACTAAGCGCCTGGTATTCCTGAAAGACCGTCTGGCAAAATATGAATATTCCGTCGCGGAGTACTATACCGCACGCGGCGCATGGGTCGCAGTAGTTAACCGGGTAGAAGGTATGCTGCGTAATTATCCGGATACGCAGGCCACACGCGATGCGTTACCGCTGATGGAAAACGCCTATCGTCAGATGCAGCTCAATGCGCAGGCTGACAAAGTGGCAAAAATCATTGCCGCCAACAGCAAAAACACGTGATGTCATGCAGACAAGCAAAACGGCAGCCTCCTGGCTGCCGTTTTTTTCGGTATCAAGCGTTACAGAGACGAGTTTACTGCAACATATCCAGTCAACTATGGCCTCCTTTCAGGCTTTCCTCAAGTAAAAAATCGCCTCTTCCTGCGATGCCTCACAAAATGTTCTCCTTGACAAAAAGTGACAAAATAATGTGATTTACATCACACATTTTGACATTAGGAACGGTATGCTGGAATTACCAAGACGGGAAAGACAAGAGGTAAAATTTATGACAATGAACATTACCAGTAAACAAATGGAAATTACTCCGGCAATCCGCCAACATGTCGCAGACCGTCTCGCCAAACTGGAAAAATGGCAAACTCACCTGATTAATCCGCATATCATTCTGTCTAAAGAGCCACAGGGCTTTATTGCCGATGCGACCATCAATACGCCAAACGGTCACCTGGTCGCCAGTGCAAAACACGAAGATATGTACACCGCTATTAATGAATTGATCAATAAGCTGGAACGCCAGCTCAATAAAGTGCAGCACAAAGGCGAAGCCCGTCGGGCCACCGCGTCGGTGAAAGACGCTAACTTCGTCGAAGCAGAAGAAGAGTAGTCCCTTACATTGAGTGTATCGCCAACGCGCCTTCGGGCGCGTTTCATTTACGTGTAAAGCATCAAAAGAATAGGTTTTATTTTAAACCGTATCCATATATTGACCACATCGACAATAAAATCCCCGTCTTCCGTTGTTTTCATCGTTAGAAGGAGAACCCTTGCATCAGACACCATTTGACGGCGATAGGCTTACTTCTGCTCCTGAATTCCCCTCGGTAATAGAAGAATACTTTAAAATTAACGGCTTTGATGTTAGCCATGCTTTTTACTTTTCTACCAACCCCCCGGATAAACTCAATTTTATCTTTGAACTGGCCACTCAGGTCAGTAAATTAACAGTGGCTATATGAGACTACTGAACAGAAGCTAAATGAGTCTGATATAAATTTTAAAGCCCCGGCGAGCGAGGCTTTATTTTCTGGTTTAAAACTAATTAAACCGCTATAAATTTTAATATCATCCGAATCGTGTTTAGCCCCATCCAGATGATACAGGCATATCTATTTTTTGTTCACTGGATAGATATCAACATTGACCTTTGCCGTTTCCGGAAGAGTTATGATAAACGGCTCTCCTAATCTTAATGCACAAGATTCATCCGGATAAACTTTCGCACCTTTCTCAAGGAGCTCTGTCAACGGTGCAACCACCCAGCTTTTATTTACATTACCTCCATATTGTTTCTGTAAATTATCAGCATTTAATACTTTTTCATCAAAGACATTTTTTTCCATCAACATGACATTCATGGCATTTCTACACTCTTTTTTTGCCACATCGGATGATGACTCAAGTCGCCCCATAGGAATACCAAGATAATTTTCATATGGATTATACCAATCTCTTACTTTTGCCACCGTCTCCTTATGACCTTGTATCTCTTTGTTTTTAAAATCTGTAAATTTATCCTCCTGAACTCTTACTGCAACAAAATCTTTGCGAATTCCGAAATTTGACAAGACGCTCTGTGTAATAAAACGCTCTTTTGATAAATCTGCATTTCTATGTGTAAGCAATTCTACAGGTGAATTTTTTACAGCTAATACCCCTCCCAAAAATTTACTTGCCACATGTCCTTCTGAAACCGCATATGACCTACAACTTATACCTAAAAGATTGTTGAGTGATGAAAGACAGTTTTTTATAACATTCATTTTAACTAATCCGGTTTAAAATAATGAAATAACATCAAGTATCTGTATCAAGTTAAAATAATATTTACAAGATACGACACCCTTATATAACACATAACTGGACTTAATGGATGTCAATAAAAGCTTAAAAAATATATATACCAAAAATAGTTGCATGCGGCCTCTCCTTCATTGAATCGCCACGGAGAATACAGACGCTTCTGAGCCGTTGATAATAGGGGGTCACATATTCAGCTGTTGGCATTTGGTAGCCGAACCATGCCAACGCTTACAGTTATAAAAAATTTCGATGGAATAAAAGTATTACTGCGATTTTCTTCCCGCCTTACGTAGATTTTTTCTTTATCCGCTCGCATTTCAGTAGCCGGAAAAGCTTTCTACAACCGCATTATCGTGACAGTCACCACGGCGACTCATGCTATCTTACAGGCCACGTGATTTAAGGAATGATACCCACTCATCGCTTGTGTACTGACAGTCCTGATCCGGGTGAACCTTGCTCCTGCTTTCGGGGAGTACGCCGCGGCTTTTTTAATATGCTCTGTTCGTCCGTAACCCGCTTCAGTTCCTTCTGGAGTCGCCATATCTCCGTCTGAGCATCTGACTGCTCTTTGCCAGTGGAAGAATCCGGCCCGTACTTTTTTATCCAAAAGGAGCAGACCGACCTGACATTCACTTACTCTATTGGGCGGTTCCCCTTAAAATAAAGAGATTAACGCGATACGCTAACCTGAGTTGCCATATGGTTAACCACCAGCACCCTACCTCAGATTAAATGCCGGGTTGGTGAGCTTTGGTTGATATGTTTCATGTTATATCCATAGATATCAAATGAAAACAGAGATCAGAAAAAGAAGATAATACCCAGATAAAAGACGTTTTATTACATATCACATCTGAGATAATCGGAGGAATTTCATGAAAAAGAAGATTTTTTCTATTTGTGCTTTCCTTAGTTTGATTGGTTCATATGATTCAAATGCAGCAGTAAATAGCTGGTATCTTAAAGACACCGTAAAATATGAACATATGAGAATCACTAATGTTTTTTATGCCCCGTACTTACATTCGCCAAGAATTTGTGCCTTTTTCACTGCCCAACCGGGAAAACAAAACGTTACCGGATGCGCTGTAGCTGACAATAGTTACTATGCAAAAAATAATGCAGGCACATCTCCTTTTGATGAAATATTTAATACACTACGATATTTCTATGCCACAGGCGAAGACATATCAGTTTATATCCGAAGTAATGCTTTTAGTGATTTTGATACTTCCATATCAAGAAACGAGATCGTAGCAATTGGCACGTGTAATGGCTGGTGCTTTGGTGAAACAATACGGTAAGTGCTCTATCCGTTAACAACTTATTGCTATGGCAAAACAATAAAAATGAGATGCCTTTTTCAAAATGGCTTTGATCACCCTATTGTCCAGCAGAATTATGCCACTGCAGGAGGACATTTCATGGTTACCATGGCGGGCGGCATCGTTACACGCAAAATCAGGAAAGTTGACAAGGTCAAATTGGATATCATAGAGATAACCAATTGATTGAATTAAAAATAATTTATTTTGTACCTATTTAAATCTCGCATTCTGGCACGTTTTGTGTTGACAGGGTTAAAACAGTACGGGTACTGTACTGACGTACACAAAGGAAACAGTTATGCAGCTATCCCGGTTTTTCTTCGCATTCTTTTTTACCTTCCCCTGACAGGGAGGCGTTTCGTCGTATGATAAAGAATGCGAAGACGAACAAGAAGGCCTCCCCCATCGGGAGGCCTTTTTTATTGATAACAAAAAAGGCAACACTATGACATCTGAAAATCCGTTACTGGCGCTGCGAGATAAGATAAGCGCGTTAGACGAAGAGTTACTGGCCTTACTGGCGAAACGACGTGCGCTGGCGATCGAAGTAGGAAAAGCGAAACTCCTCTCACATCGGCCGGTTCGGGATATCGATCGTGAACGTGCACTACTGGACAGACTTATTTATCTTGGTAAAGCCCACCATCTCGACGCTCACTACATTACCCGCCTGTTCCAGCTCGTTATTGAAGACTCCGTGCTAACCCAGCAAGCGCTGCTGCAGCAGCATCTGAATAATACTTACCCTCATTCGGCGCGCGTTGCGTTTCTCGGACCGAAAGGGTCTTATTCTCATCTCGCAGCACGCCAGTACGCCGCACGCCATTTTGAACAATTTATTGAACGTGGCTGCGCAAAATTTGCCGACATTTTTCAACAGGTCGAAACCGGGCAGGCAGATTACGCCGTAGTCCCTATCGAGAACACCAGTTCTGGTGCCATCAACGATGTGTACGATTTGCTACAACATACCAGCCTGTCGATTGTCGGCGAAATGACTGTGACTATCGATCACTGCGTACTGGTGTCCGGCACCACGGATCTGAATACCATCGAAACGGTATACAGCCATCCGCAGCCTTTTCAGCAGTGCAGTAAATTTTTGAGCCGCTATCCGCACTGGAAAATCAACTATACCGAAAGTACGTCGGCTGCGATGGAAAAAGTCGCGCAGGAAAACTCTCCGCGCGTCGCAGCGCTTGGCAGCGAGGCGGGAGGTATGTTACATGGTTTACAGGTACTGGAACGTATAGCCGCGAACCAAACACAGAACATCACCCGCTTCCTGGTGCTGGCGCGCAAAGCCATTAACGTCTCCGCTCAGGTTCCCGCTAAAACCACACTGTTAATCGCGACAGGCCAGCAGGCTGGCGCGCTGGTCGAAGCGCTGCTGGTGCTGCGTAACCACAATCTCATCATGACGAAACTGGAGTCGCGCCCAATTCACGGCAATCCGTGGGAAGAGATGTTTTATCTCGATATTCAGGCGAACCTGGAGTCGCAGGTCATGCAAAGCGCGCTAAAAGAATTGGGCGAGATCACGCGCTCCATGAAAGTGCTTGGTTGTTACCCCAGCGAAAACGTCGTGCCGGTAGAACCTGCCTGACGCTCAATAAAACAGCTTTTCTTCATTCCTGCAACGTTGACCTGCAGGGTGAAGATAGCGCCTGAGAGCGGATAATCCGCCACTTCCTGGGCAGACATATTTTCTCTGGCGGTTGTAATGAACAGCGTTTTCATGTCTGCGCCGCCAAAGCAAACCATTGTCGGACAACGTACCGGCAATCGGTACTCCTGCAGTTGTTCCCCTTGCGGTGAGAAACGCGCCACGCGCCAGCCGTCAAACATCGCGCTCCAGTAGCACCCTTCGCTATCCATCGCTGCGCCGTCAGGAAGCCCTTCTTCTGCGCCAAAATGCCGAAAAAGTTCCCGCTTACCAGGCTCACCATGCTTATCAAGTAACGAGCGGTAAATCACGCCATTTGGCGTATCAGACGTATACATCCACCTTTTATCCGGACTGAATGCCAGGCCGTTGTGTCCCTGAATATCGCACTGAATCACTTTTACCGTCAGGTCATGTTCAATTCGCATCAGCAACGCGCCATTATAATCACCCGGCGCCCAGAACGTCCCGGCATAAAAACGCCCATCGCTATCGGTGCCGCCATCGTTAAAACGCGCCAGTTTCGGGTTAGAGGGATTGTCGCAAACCTTACGCTGCAATAATCCGTTTTTATCAGCCAGCCAGATGGCATTACGCATTGCCACAATAAACCCGCCCTGCTCACGTAAGGCAAAACAACCTACCTCTTCCGGAAATGCCAGCACGCTATGCGCCCCGCTCGCCAGATGATAACGATGAATCTCTTGTTCCAGGATGTCGGCCCAATACAGCGCGCCTTCATCCTCGTTCCAGGTAGGGCATTCTGGTAAATGTCCGACATAATCCAATAAAACGTGCGGCGTAGTCATAATGGTTCCTTAAACAAAAAAAGCCAGCAGTGCTGGCTTTTAGTATATACAGCATTTTATTACTGTCGGCTGTCGTTAGCCTGGCGTAACAACACGCGGCTTTCATTGTGGAAGCGTTTAGCATAATCGCCAAACCAGTGTTCAACTTTGCGAAAACTGTCGATAAAAGCCTGCTTATCGCCCTGCTCCAGTAAGTCGATCGCATCGCCAAAACGTTTATAGTAACGCTTAATAAGCGCCAGATTACGCTCTGAGGACATTATAATGTCAGCATATAGTTGTGGATCCTGGGCAAACAGCCGCCCGACCATCGCCAGTTCCAGTCGATAAATGGGCGATGAGAGCGCCAGAAGCTGTTCAAGCTGAACGTTCTCCTCCGCCAGATGCAGCCCATAAGCGAAGGTGGCAAAATGGC
The Salmonella bongori NCTC 12419 DNA segment above includes these coding regions:
- the yfiH gene encoding purine nucleoside phosphorylase YfiH encodes the protein MTSLIVPQWPLPKGVAACSSTRVGGVSLPPYDSLNLGAHCGDNPEHVDENRKRLFAAGNLPSKPVWLEQVHGKNVLRLTGEPYDSRRADASYSNTPGTVCAVMTADCLPVLFCNREGTEVAAAHAGWRGLCEGVLEETVACFADKPENIIAWLGPAIGPAAFEVGPEVREAFLAKDAQANRAFLPRRDKFLADIYQLARQRLANTGVEHVYGGERCTFSESETFFSYRRDKTTGRMASFIWLI
- the rluD gene encoding 23S rRNA pseudouridine(1911/1915/1917) synthase RluD, producing the protein MAQRVQLTATVSENQLGQRLDQALAEMFPDYSRSRIKEWILNQRVLVNGQLCDKPKEKMLGGELVAIDAEIDEESRFEPQDIPLDIVYEDDDIIVINKPRDLVVHPGAGNPDGTVLNALLHYYPPIADVPRAGIVHRLDKDTTGLMVVAKTVPAQTRLVESLQLREITREYEAVAIGHMTAGGTVNEPISRHPTKRTHMSVHPMGKPAVTHYRIMEHFRVHTRLRLRLETGRTHQIRVHMAHITHPLVGDPVYGGRPRPPKGASEEFISTLRKFDRQALHATMLRLYHPVSGIEMEWHAPIPQDMVELIDAMRADFDEHKDNVDWL
- the bamD gene encoding outer membrane protein assembly factor BamD, translated to MTRMKYLVAAATLSLFLAGCSGSKEEVPDNPPNEIYATAQQKLQDGNWKQAITQLEALDNRYPFGPYSQQVQLDLIYAYYKNADLPLAQAAIDRFMRLNPTHPNIDYVMYMRGLTNMALDDSALQGFFGVDRSDRDPQHARAAFNDFSKLVRNYPNSQYTTDATKRLVFLKDRLAKYEYSVAEYYTARGAWVAVVNRVEGMLRNYPDTQATRDALPLMENAYRQMQLNAQADKVAKIIAANSKNT
- the raiA gene encoding ribosome-associated translation inhibitor RaiA: MTMNITSKQMEITPAIRQHVADRLAKLEKWQTHLINPHIILSKEPQGFIADATINTPNGHLVASAKHEDMYTAINELINKLERQLNKVQHKGEARRATASVKDANFVEAEEE
- a CDS encoding EspJ family T3SS effector ADP-ribosyltransferase yields the protein MNVIKNCLSSLNNLLGISCRSYAVSEGHVASKFLGGVLAVKNSPVELLTHRNADLSKERFITQSVLSNFGIRKDFVAVRVQEDKFTDFKNKEIQGHKETVAKVRDWYNPYENYLGIPMGRLESSSDVAKKECRNAMNVMLMEKNVFDEKVLNADNLQKQYGGNVNKSWVVAPLTELLEKGAKVYPDESCALRLGEPFIITLPETAKVNVDIYPVNKK
- a CDS encoding subtilase family AB5 toxin binding subunit; this encodes MKKKIFSICAFLSLIGSYDSNAAVNSWYLKDTVKYEHMRITNVFYAPYLHSPRICAFFTAQPGKQNVTGCAVADNSYYAKNNAGTSPFDEIFNTLRYFYATGEDISVYIRSNAFSDFDTSISRNEIVAIGTCNGWCFGETIR
- the pheL gene encoding pheA operon leader peptide PheL; amino-acid sequence: MQLSRFFFAFFFTFP
- the pheA gene encoding bifunctional chorismate mutase/prephenate dehydratase — translated: MTSENPLLALRDKISALDEELLALLAKRRALAIEVGKAKLLSHRPVRDIDRERALLDRLIYLGKAHHLDAHYITRLFQLVIEDSVLTQQALLQQHLNNTYPHSARVAFLGPKGSYSHLAARQYAARHFEQFIERGCAKFADIFQQVETGQADYAVVPIENTSSGAINDVYDLLQHTSLSIVGEMTVTIDHCVLVSGTTDLNTIETVYSHPQPFQQCSKFLSRYPHWKINYTESTSAAMEKVAQENSPRVAALGSEAGGMLHGLQVLERIAANQTQNITRFLVLARKAINVSAQVPAKTTLLIATGQQAGALVEALLVLRNHNLIMTKLESRPIHGNPWEEMFYLDIQANLESQVMQSALKELGEITRSMKVLGCYPSENVVPVEPA
- a CDS encoding SMP-30/gluconolactonase/LRE family protein; translated protein: MTTPHVLLDYVGHLPECPTWNEDEGALYWADILEQEIHRYHLASGAHSVLAFPEEVGCFALREQGGFIVAMRNAIWLADKNGLLQRKVCDNPSNPKLARFNDGGTDSDGRFYAGTFWAPGDYNGALLMRIEHDLTVKVIQCDIQGHNGLAFSPDKRWMYTSDTPNGVIYRSLLDKHGEPGKRELFRHFGAEEGLPDGAAMDSEGCYWSAMFDGWRVARFSPQGEQLQEYRLPVRCPTMVCFGGADMKTLFITTARENMSAQEVADYPLSGAIFTLQVNVAGMKKSCFIERQAGSTGTTFSLG